The Endomicrobiales bacterium genome includes a window with the following:
- a CDS encoding adenylate kinase has protein sequence ILMGAPGAGKGTQAKKLSSKYNLAHISTGDMFREASQSGSELGKKLQEYMSAGKLVPDQLVIEIVEQRLSKADCTNGFLLDGFPRTLAQAKALDEALNKSGRKIDKVIALIVEEEEVVKRLSNRRVCVACGATYNTAGDMPKVADTCDACGGKVIQRADDNAGTIRNRLKIYNEQTTPLIEYYSSCKILDQINGTRPVEEVFKDTCDAVSK, from the coding sequence ATTTTGATGGGCGCGCCGGGGGCAGGCAAAGGAACACAGGCAAAAAAACTTTCCTCAAAATATAATCTTGCCCATATATCAACCGGTGATATGTTTCGCGAGGCATCGCAAAGTGGCAGTGAGCTTGGCAAAAAGCTTCAGGAATATATGTCTGCTGGTAAACTTGTGCCGGATCAACTTGTAATTGAAATTGTTGAACAGCGCCTTTCAAAGGCCGACTGTACCAATGGTTTTTTGCTGGATGGGTTTCCAAGAACACTTGCTCAGGCAAAGGCTTTAGACGAGGCACTAAATAAAAGCGGCAGAAAAATTGATAAAGTAATTGCCTTGATAGTTGAAGAAGAAGAAGTTGTAAAGCGTTTGTCCAACAGAAGGGTTTGTGTAGCTTGCGGCGCAACATATAATACCGCTGGGGACATGCCTAAAGTAGCCGATACTTGTGATGCTTGCGGCGGCAAAGTGATACAGCGTGCCGATGATAATGCCGGCACAATTAGAAACAGGTTAAAAATTTATAATGAACAAACAACTCCTTTAATTGAATATTACAGCTCGTGTAAAATATTAGACCAAATAAACGGCACACGGCCGGTAGAAGAAGTTTTTAAAGACACCTGCGATGCTGTCTCAAAGTAA
- the map gene encoding type I methionyl aminopeptidase has translation MLSQSNFLAKQVLIDLKSKDDLANLRVAARAVASVLKTLSENIKPGISTKDLDDIAFKEIKALGMKPAFLGYRGYPATACVSINDELVHGIPSAKRLLAKGDIVSIDLGTIYNGFYGDAAITVPVGKISSQAQKLLEVGSLALEHAIENVKPGNRLGDVCAAIQMVIEKNDFSVVRDYVGHGIGRALHEEPAIPNFGRSGSGPRLLPGMVLAIEPMLNMGDWRVKTLNDGWTVVTQDGSLCAHFEHTVALTEDGCEVLTRI, from the coding sequence ATGCTGTCTCAAAGTAATTTTCTGGCAAAACAAGTTCTTATAGATTTAAAGTCCAAAGATGATTTAGCAAATTTAAGGGTTGCGGCAAGGGCCGTGGCAAGTGTATTAAAAACGCTCTCTGAAAACATAAAGCCGGGTATCTCAACCAAAGATCTGGATGATATTGCGTTTAAAGAAATAAAGGCACTTGGAATGAAACCGGCCTTCCTTGGATACCGCGGGTATCCCGCAACAGCGTGCGTGTCAATAAACGATGAGTTAGTGCATGGAATACCTAGTGCAAAGCGTTTATTGGCCAAGGGTGATATAGTTAGTATAGATCTCGGAACAATATATAATGGTTTTTATGGTGATGCGGCTATAACCGTTCCTGTCGGTAAAATTTCTTCGCAGGCGCAAAAACTATTAGAAGTTGGTTCCTTAGCGCTTGAACATGCAATTGAAAATGTAAAGCCGGGCAATCGATTAGGCGATGTTTGTGCGGCAATACAAATGGTTATTGAAAAAAATGATTTCTCCGTAGTGCGCGATTATGTGGGTCATGGAATAGGCAGAGCGCTTCACGAAGAGCCTGCAATTCCAAACTTTGGAAGGTCTGGTAGTGGTCCTCGGCTTTTACCGGGAATGGTTTTGGCAATTGAGCCCATGTTAAATATGGGAGACTGGCGCGTAAAAACGCTCAACGATGGCTGGACAGTGGTAACGCAAGATGGTTCGTTGTGCGCTCATTTTGAGCACACGGTGGCGCTAACAGAAGATGGTTGTGAAGTTCTTACGAGAATATAA
- the infA gene encoding translation initiation factor IF-1 → MTKEDKILVAGKILEALPNAMFKVEIEGGHVILAHICGKMRMNYIKILPGDKVKVELSPYDLTRGRITYREK, encoded by the coding sequence ATGACAAAAGAAGATAAGATACTTGTGGCAGGTAAAATTTTAGAGGCCTTACCCAATGCAATGTTTAAAGTTGAAATAGAGGGTGGGCATGTTATTCTTGCGCATATTTGCGGCAAAATGCGTATGAATTATATAAAGATACTTCCGGGTGACAAAGTTAAAGTTGAACTATCTCCGTATGATCTTACCCGTGGAAGAATAACCTACAGAGAAAAATAA
- the rpmJ gene encoding 50S ribosomal protein L36 has protein sequence MKVRASVKKICQKCKVIKRKGVVRVVCEEPRHKQRQG, from the coding sequence ATGAAAGTAAGAGCGTCGGTAAAAAAGATTTGTCAAAAATGTAAAGTTATTAAACGCAAAGGTGTTGTGCGTGTTGTTTGCGAAGAGCCAAGGCACAAGCAGCGTCAGGGATAG
- the rpsM gene encoding 30S ribosomal protein S13 has protein sequence MARVAGIDLPKGKRVDVALRYIYGIGQTLADIIIAESGIDPAKRVKDLSEEEVNKLSTIISKTYKVEGDLRREIQANIRRLMDIGSYRGFRHRRSLPVRGQRTKTNGRTRRGKRKTVGAKSAQAAKPVTDTK, from the coding sequence ATGGCTCGTGTTGCTGGTATTGATTTACCAAAAGGTAAAAGAGTGGATGTTGCATTAAGGTACATATACGGTATTGGTCAAACATTAGCGGATATTATTATTGCCGAATCTGGTATAGATCCGGCCAAACGCGTGAAAGATCTTTCAGAGGAAGAAGTAAATAAACTTAGTACAATAATCAGCAAAACTTATAAAGTTGAAGGTGATTTGCGCAGGGAGATACAAGCTAATATTCGCCGTCTTATGGACATAGGTTCTTATAGAGGTTTCCGCCATAGAAGAAGTTTGCCGGTAAGAGGCCAGCGCACAAAAACAAATGGTAGAACAAGGCGTGGCAAGAGAAAAACAGTTGGCGCTAAATCTGCACAGGCGGCAAAACCTGTTACTGATACTAAGTAG
- the rpsK gene encoding 30S ribosomal protein S11, which produces MAEEKKVVRVRGKKKIRFVGGIAKAYIKSSFNNTIISITDDKGNVISWASAGGSGFKGTKKGTPFAAQMTASACAKKAVEAGVKQVVVLVNGPGPGRETAIRGLQAANLSITAIKDITPVPHNGCRPPKPRRV; this is translated from the coding sequence ATGGCAGAAGAAAAAAAAGTTGTGCGTGTTCGTGGTAAAAAGAAAATACGTTTTGTAGGCGGTATAGCAAAAGCGTATATTAAGTCGTCATTTAACAATACAATAATAAGTATTACAGATGATAAAGGCAATGTAATTTCTTGGGCTTCTGCTGGTGGAAGTGGTTTTAAGGGTACTAAAAAAGGCACCCCATTTGCCGCGCAAATGACTGCCTCGGCCTGTGCGAAAAAAGCTGTTGAGGCCGGAGTTAAACAGGTTGTGGTTTTGGTAAACGGACCAGGCCCTGGAAGAGAAACTGCCATAAGAGGGTTGCAGGCAGCAAATCTTTCTATAACGGCAATAAAAGATATAACACCTGTGCCGCATAATGGTTGTCGTCCGCCAAAGCCAAGAAGAGTTTAA
- the rpsD gene encoding 30S ribosomal protein S4 encodes MSRYLGSVCKLCRREREKLFLKGERCFGKCTLETKRGKNLPGQHGAQKSKATEYARHLREKQKARRLYCLSEEQFVHYFTRAEKIKKGLTGDNLFKLLELRLDNVVCRLGLVTSRLMARQFVRHGNILVNEKRVDLPSYEIKIGDKIELKSSVRENVFVKKALESGAKAPSWLALDAKSFSGSVVSMPTPEEYSAKINSQLIVELYSK; translated from the coding sequence ATGTCTCGTTATCTCGGATCAGTTTGTAAATTATGTCGTAGAGAAAGGGAAAAACTTTTTCTTAAAGGTGAACGGTGTTTCGGTAAGTGTACCCTTGAAACAAAAAGAGGGAAAAATTTACCAGGCCAGCATGGGGCACAAAAAAGTAAAGCAACTGAATATGCAAGGCACTTAAGGGAGAAGCAAAAAGCGCGTCGCCTTTATTGTCTTAGCGAAGAACAGTTTGTTCACTATTTTACTCGCGCCGAAAAAATTAAAAAAGGCCTTACCGGTGACAATCTTTTCAAACTTTTAGAGTTGCGCCTTGACAATGTTGTTTGCAGATTGGGGCTTGTTACTTCCAGGCTTATGGCAAGACAGTTTGTTCGCCACGGAAATATTTTGGTAAATGAAAAAAGAGTTGACCTGCCTTCTTATGAAATAAAGATTGGCGACAAAATTGAGCTTAAAAGTTCAGTCAGGGAAAATGTTTTCGTAAAAAAAGCTTTAGAATCTGGCGCAAAAGCGCCTTCATGGCTCGCACTTGATGCAAAATCATTTAGCGGGTCAGTGGTTTCTATGCCAACTCCGGAAGAGTATTCTGCTAAAATAAACAGTCAGTTGATAGTTGAGTTGTACTCAAAATAA